A segment of the Patescibacteria group bacterium genome:
AGCGACAAGACGCTTATTTTTTCACGAACCAAATATGGGGCAAAACGTATTGCGCGTGATATTCGCAACATGGGTCACACGGCAACTGAAATTCATTCCAACCGTTCTCAAGCGCAACGAAAGACAGCACTTGAAGGATTTTCAGAAAAGAAGTTTCGTGTAATGGTTGCAACAGATATTGCTGCTCGTGGTATTGATGTGAAAGACATTTCATTAATTATTAATTTTGATCTTCCGAGTAATTCAGGAGATTATGTCCATCGTATTGGTAGAACCGGACGGGCTGGTCGTTCTGGAAAAGCGATTTCTTTTGTTACGCCGTCTGAAAAAGCTAGTGTTAGAAAGATTGAACAGCTGATTCGTAAATCACTGCCTGTGCTATCTCTTCCATCGTTTCCAGCGGAGAAAGAAAGAACTTCTCGTGTAGAACAGTCTCGTACTCCGGAACGAAAGCGATCTACTCAGCGAGGTCGTGGAAGTCAGAATAGGTATAGATCACGGTCGCGCGGTTATAGAGGCAGAGCATTTAGAAAATAACGTTATTAAAATCACTGATAAAAGAGTTTGGATATTTTTAAAACTTTTAGCGATTATTTTAATGTTTGTGGGTGCAATTTTAATAACCTAATCGGCTTGATGATGGGAAATCTTTCCCGAAACCAAGTTCTAATATTGTACCATCCCCGGAACCAAGTATTGACATAAAATTATACAGATGACATAATGCTAAATCAAATAAGAACTGTAAGAGAAACGTAGTCGGGTTTTGTTTTGCGGTATTCTATTTTTGAACATTATTTATTATTTATTATAAATTCTATGGAAGAAGGAACAATTGCTCGACTTACTGACCGAGGATTTGGGTTCATTAAGCGCGAAGGAGAGGAAAAAGATCTCTTTTTTCACTCAAACGAGCTTAAGAACGTAGAGTTCAATGATCTCAAAGAAGGTGACAAAGTGACATTTGAAGTAACCGAGGGTGAAAAAGGACCTCAAGCTACAAACGTCAATCGAGCGTAACATTATAAAATAAAAGCACTCTCATACTGAGAGCGCTTTTGTTTTTAATCTAATCATCTCTTATTCTCCACAAAATTAGTTTTTATAATTTTTGTTATTCTTTTAGTCATCATTTGTTATTTCAAGCATAGGATTATTATTTATATTAGAAAAGTATTTAGATCTTTATTAGAAAAATAAATAATTAAAACATTATGAAAAAATTATACAAAAGCAACAAAAATAAAATCTTTGCTGGAGTGATAGGTGGGGTTGGTGAGTACTTTGACATTGATCCCGTGATACTTAGAATTGTTTGGATTTTAGCAACAGTTTTTACTGGTTTTGTACCAGGAATTATTGCTTATTTTATAAGCATTTTGATTGTTCCAGTAAAAAACAAATAAAGCTAATCTTTTATAAGGTTTATTAAGAATTAAAGCATTAATTCCATGAAAAAAGAACTGTTTCCAATATTTTTTTAATTATTATAGTAACTTTTGTTTTGTTTTTTAAAAACTTTTTTGTAATGCCAAAAACTTTTCTTCAAGATTTAGAAATTAACTATCAATGGGGTCGTGCCACACTTCTTGGGGATGGAATATTTTGAAAATTAATACTGATGGTTTTGTATTGTTAGATATTGGTAAAGTTATTGAAACAGAAAAATCAGAAAACTATTTTTTGACAAATGATCAATTGCTTGAAATTTACAAAACTGTAATTGTTAATATTTTTTTTTGGACTCAAAAAAATTATTCTAATCCAATAGCAGTAGATGGATTTTGTCAAAATTTAAAAATTATCGCAGAGGAAAAAGAGCATGAAATTTTTGTCGGCAATAAAAACATAAAACAGGTAAACAATATCACTGGCAAGATTTTCGATAGTCTTAGCTAGAGGATTTAAAATAACTACAGCATTAGTTTAGAGGATTCAAAATAACTACTTTTAAAATTTATTTGTCTGAAGGAAATAATTGCCACTTTCAGACAATATTTTACTTATCCACAGGCGTATTCTGCCTTATTCTTATATAATAAATTAATCTGGCCATAAACGCGG
Coding sequences within it:
- a CDS encoding PspC domain-containing protein — its product is MKKLYKSNKNKIFAGVIGGVGEYFDIDPVILRIVWILATVFTGFVPGIIAYFISILIVPVKNK
- a CDS encoding cold shock domain-containing protein codes for the protein MEEGTIARLTDRGFGFIKREGEEKDLFFHSNELKNVEFNDLKEGDKVTFEVTEGEKGPQATNVNRA